Proteins co-encoded in one Cucurbita pepo subsp. pepo cultivar mu-cu-16 chromosome LG15, ASM280686v2, whole genome shotgun sequence genomic window:
- the LOC111811236 gene encoding pentatricopeptide repeat-containing protein At2g41080 yields the protein MGKPSRSFDAFFSPLHALAVRSLSTKTSSASLQEFTSLCSGGRITQAYERFKSEIWSDPSLFSHLLQSCIKLGSLFGGEQVHSLVITSGCANDKFISNHLLNLYSKLGNLKSSLVLFSHMPRRNIMSYNILINGYLQLGDLESAQKLFDEMSERNIATWNAMITGLTQFEYNEQALGLFREMYGLGILPDEFTLGSVLRGCAGLRSLLAGQEVHACLMKCGFELNLVVGSSLAHMYMKSGSLSDGEKLIKSMPIRNVVAWNTLIAGKAQNGCSEEVLNQYNMMKMAGFRPDKITFVSVISACSELATLGQGQQIHAEVIKAGAGSVVAVVSSLISMYSRSGCLEDSVKTFVDREDADVVLWSAMIAAYGFHGRGEEAIELFHQMEELKMEANEVTFLSLLYACSHCGLKEKGTEYLDLMVEQYKLKPRIEHYTCVVDLLGRAGRLEEAEGMIRSMPVKADGIIWKTLLSACKLHKNAEMAKRISEEILKLDPLDAASYVLLSNIHASARNWPDVSEIRKAMRDRNVKKEPGISWLELKNSVHQFSMGDKSHPQYLEIDSYLKELMSEMKLHGYMPDIGSVLHDMDNEEKEYNLAHHSEKFAIAFALMNIPEGVPIRVMKNLRVCNDCHEAIKCISKIRNREIIVRDTSRFHHFKDGECSCGNYW from the coding sequence ATGGGCAAGCCCAGTCGCAGTTTCGACGCCTTCTTCAGCCCCTTACATGCACTTGCTGTGCGATCGCTCTCCACGAAGacttcttctgcttctttaCAAGAATTTACCAGCCTCTGCAGTGGCGGACGCATAACACAAGCCTATGAGAGGTTCAAATCCGAGATATGGTCAGACCCATCTCTTTTTTCTCATCTGCTCCAATCCTGCATAAAACTAGGCTCACTTTTTGGAGGAGAACAGGTCCATTCTTTGGTCATTACATCTGGGTGTGCCAATGACAAGTTCATTTCCAATCACCTTCTGAACTTGTACTCCAAATTAGGAAATTTGAAGTCTTCTTTGGTGCTGTTTAGTCATATGCCACGAAGAAATATAATGTCATATAACATTTTGATTAATGGGTACTTGCAGCTTGGGGATTTGGAAAGTGCCCAGAAgctgtttgatgaaatgtcTGAAAGAAACATTGCCACATGGAATGCGATGATCACAGGTCTAACTCAGTTTGAATATAACGAGCAGGCTTTAGGTTTGTTTAGAGAAATGTATGGATTGGGTATTTTGCCTGATGAGTTCACACTAGGCAGTGTACTTAGAGGGTGCGCTGGTTTAAGATCTTTACTTGCAGGTCAAGAGGTTCATGCTTGTCTGATGAAATGTGGATTTGAACTGAATTTGGTCGTGGGCAGCTCTCTAGCTCATATGTATATGAAGTCTGGTAGTTTATCTGATGGAGAGAAGTTAATTAAATCAATGCCAATTCGCAATGTAGTTGCTTGGAATACTCTTATAGCTGGAAAAGCTCAAAACGGGTGTTCAGAGGAAGTCTTGAACCAGTAcaatatgatgaaaatggCAGGCTTTCGACCCGATAAAATTACATTTGTGAGTGTAATAAGCGCGTGTTCGGAGCTTGCGACGTTAGGACAAGGCCAGCAGATCCATGCTGAAGTGATCAAAGCCGGAGCTGGTTCAGTTGTAGCAGTTGTCAGCTCCTTGATTAGTATGTATTCACGGTCTGGATGTCTAGAGGACTCTGTGAAAACCTTTGTGGATCGTGAAGATGCTGATGTTGTGTTATGGAGTGCTATGATTGCAGCTTATGGATTCCATGGGAGGGGAGAGGAAGCTATTGAGCTTTTTCACCAAATGGAAGAGTTGAAAATGGAGGCTAATGAAGTGACCTTCTTGAGTCTCCTTTATGCTTGTAGTCACTGTGGATTGAAGGAGAAAGGAACTGAGTATTTAGATTTGATGGTGGAGCAGTATAAACTCAAGCCTAGAATCGAACACTACACGTGTGTGGTCGATCTGCTCGGTCGGGCTGGCCGTTTGGAGGAAGCAGAGGGTATGATAAGATCAATGCCTGTAAAAGCAGATGGCATCATATGGAAAACTTTATTATCAGCCTGCAAACTCCACAAGAACGCAGAAATGGCAAAACGAATTTCTGAAGAAATTCTGAAGCTTGATCCTCTGGATGCTGCTTCCTACGTGCTGCTTTCGAACATCCATGCCTCTGCTAGAAATTGGCCTGACGTTTCCGAGATTAGGAAAGCCATGAGAGATCGGAACGTCAAGAAGGAGCCCGGCATAAGTTGGCTAGAACTCAAAAACTCGGTTCACCAATTTAGTATGGGTGACAAATCTCATCCACAGTACCTCGAGATCGACTCGTATTTGAAAGAACTAATGTCTGAAATGAAACTACACGGTTACATGCCAGACATAGGCTCGGTTTTGCACGACATGGACAACGAAGAAAAGGAATACAATTTAGCTCATCACAGTGAGAAGTTCGCCATTGCTTTTGCACTGATGAACATTCCCGAGGGTGTCCCAATAAGAGTGATGAAGAACTTGCGGGTCTGCAATGACTGTCATGAAGCCATTAAGTGCATATCAAAGATCAGAAACAGAGAGATTATTGTAAGAGATACAAGTAGATTTCACCATTTCAAGGACGGTGAATGTTCTTGTGGTAACTATTGGTAG
- the LOC111811235 gene encoding probable alpha,alpha-trehalose-phosphate synthase [UDP-forming] 7, producing the protein MISRSYTNLLDLASGNFPAMEVKRKRFPRVMTVPGNVAELDDDQAYSVTSENPSSISSDRMIIVANQLPLRAKRREDDNSWSFSWNEDSLLLQLKDGLPEDMEVLYVGSLKVDIQPDEQDEVSQILLEKFRCIPTFLPPDILENFYDGFCKRNLWPLFHYMLPYSADQKGRFDRSMWEAYVSANKLFFQKVVEVINPDDDYIWIHDYHLMVLPTFLRRRFNRVKMGFFLHSPFPSSEIYRTLPVREEILKALLNSDIIGFHTFDYARHFLSCCSRMLGLEYQSKRGYLGLEYYGRTIGIKIMPVGIHMNRIESVMKLADEDAKTRELTQQFAGKTVVLGVDDMDIFKGINLKLLAMEQMLKQHPKWQGKAVLIQIVNPVRGKGRDLQEIEDEIKESCRRINKEYGHPGYEPIVLLDRHVPITERVAYYSIAECVAVTAVRDGMNLTPYEYVVCRQGISTSQKCLNFSGPKKSMLVISEFIGCTPSLSGAFRVNPWNVESTSEAFNEAISMADSEKQLRHEKHYRYVATHDVAYWSRSFLQDMERTCSEHFRRRCWGIGFSFGFRVVALDPNFRKLSVDAIVSSYSRADSRAILLDYDGTVMPQNSINKSPSEQVISILNTLCADAKNVVFIVSGRGRDSLSKWFRPCKKLGIAAEHGYFLRQSQNEEWKICGQNSDFGWMQIAEPVMKLYTEATDGSSIERKESALVWQYRDADPGFGSSQAKEMLDHLESVLANEPVAVKSGQFIVEVKPQGVTKGLVAEKIFSSMAEDGNHADFVLCIGDDRSDEDMFEIIGNALSSNNILSPTASVFACTVGQKPSKAKYYLDDTAEVISMLEYLAEASSPLPSSEDEEEGQNAS; encoded by the exons ATGATTTCAAGGTCTTACACAAATCTTTTAGATTTGGCTTCTGGAAATTTTCCAGCAATGGAAGTGAAAAGGAAGCGGTTCCCGCGGGTCATGACTGTTCCGGGTAATGTAGCTGAGCTTGACGATGATCAGGCCTACAGTGTGACATCTGAAAACCCGTCGTCAATTTCCTCAGATCGGATGATAATTGTAGCAAACCAGCTTCCTTTAAGAGCAAAGCGAAGGGAGGATGATAATTCCTGGAGTTTCAGTTGGAATGAAGATTCGTTGCTTTTGCAGCTTAAAGATGGGTTACCAGAAGATATGGAGGTTCTTTATGTCGGTTCTCTGAAAGTCGATATCCAACCGGACGAGCAAGATGAGGTATCCCAGATTTTGTTGGAGAAATTTAGGTGTATTCCTACATTTTTGCCTCCTgatattttggaaaatttttaTGATGGTTTCTGCAAGAGGAATTTGTGGCCTCTTTTTCATTATATGCTGCCATATTCTGCTGATCAGAAGGGTCGATTTGATCGCTCGATGTGGGAAGCATATGTATCAGCAAATAAGTTATTTTTCCAGAAAGTTGTAGAAGTCATCAACCCTGATGATGACTATATCTGGATCCATGATTACCATTTGATGGTATTGCCTACTTTCTTGAGAAGACGTTTTAACAGAGTTAAAATGGGGTTTTTCCTTCATAGTCCATTTCCTTCATCTGAGATCTACCGCACCCTTCCTGTCAGAGAAGAGATTCTCAAGGCATTACTTAACTCTGATATCATCGGATTTCACACTTTCGATTATGCTCGCCATTTCCTTTCTTGTTGCAGCCGAATGTTGGGTTTGGAATACCAGTCAAAAAGGGGCTATCTTGGATTGGAATACTACGGTAGGACGATTGGAATAAAGATAATGCCCGTTGGTATTCATATGAATCGGATTGAATCGGTGATGAAACTTGCAGACGAGGATGCTAAGACTAGGGAACTCACGCAGCAATTTGCAGGGAAGACGGTGGTGCTTGGTGTTGATGATATGGACATTTTCAAAGGTATTAACTTGAAATTGTTAGCCATGGAACAGATGCTAAAGCAACATCCAAAGTGGCAGGGAAAGGCTGTACTGATCCAAATTGTAAACCCTGTCAGAGGCAAGGGAAGAGATTTACAGGAAATAGaagatgaaataaaagaaagctGCAGAAGGATCAATAAGGAGTATGGGCATCCTGGTTATGAGCCGATAGTACTTCTCGACCGGCACGTGCCAATTACTGAAAGGGTTGCTTATTATAGCATTGCTGAGTGCGTAGCAGTCACTGCTGTTAGAGATGGCATGAACTTAACTCCTTATGAGTATGTTGTCTGTAGGCAGGGAATATCCACCTCTCAAAAATGCTTGAACTTCAGCGGACCAAAAAAGAGCATGCTCGTCATATCCGAATTTATCGGGTGTACTCCATCACTGAGCGGAGCATTTCGTGTCAACCCATGGAATGTTGAAAGTACATCAGAGGCTTTTAATGAAGCAATCTCAATGGCTGATTCAGAGAAGCAGCTGCGACATGAGAAGCATTATCGTTATGTTGCTACACACGACGTGGCTTATTGGTCTCGTAGTTTCTTGCAAGACATGGAGAGAACTTGCTCAGAACATTTCAGGAGACGATGTTGGGGAATTGGTTTTAGTTTCGGATTCAGGGTTGTAGCTCTTGATCCCAATTTCAGAAAACTTTCAGTAGATGCCATTGTATCATCTTACAGTCGGGCCGATAGTCGGGCCATTCTTTTGGACTATGATGGCACTGTGATGCCCCAAAACTCCATAAACAAGTCACCGAGCGAACAGGTTATCTCTATCCTTAACACGCTTTGTGCAGATGCAAAAAATGTCGTCTTCATTGTGAGTGGACGAGGAAGGGACAGCTTAAGCAAGTGGTTTCGCCCATGCAAGAAGCTTGGAATTGCAGCAGAACATGGATATTTCTTGAG GCAGTCACAAAATGAGGAGTGGAAGATCTGCGGCCAAAATTCTGATTTCGGATGGATGCAGATAGCCGAACCTGTTATGAAATTATACACCGAGGCTACTGATGGTTCATCAATCGAACGAAAGGAAAGTGCTTTGGTTTGGCAGTATCGAGATGCTGATCCTGGCTTCGGATCGTCCCAGGCGAAGGAGATGTTGGATCATTTAGAGAGTGTTTTGGCAAACGAACCTGTTGCAGTCAAAAGCGGCCAATTTATTGTAGAAGTGAAACCACAG GGGGTTACCAAAGGCCTAGTGGCTGAAaaaatcttctcatcaatggcGGAGGATGGGAATCACGCCGACTTCGTGTTGTGTATTGGCGACGACAGATCGGACGAGGACATGTTTGAAATAATTGGCAACGCGTTGTCCAGTAATAATATTCTTTCTCCAACGGCGTCAGTTTTTGCCTGCACTGTTGGGCAAAAGCCAAGCAAAGCCAAATATTACTTGGACGACACAGCTGAAGTAATAAGCATGCTTGAATACCTGGCCGAAGCTTCTAGCCCATTGCCATCCtctgaagatgaagaagaaggtcAAAACGCTTCTTGA